A window from Leptospira wolffii serovar Khorat str. Khorat-H2 encodes these proteins:
- a CDS encoding response regulator — protein sequence MSNPVLLIIDDEVQIRRLLRMACEEEGYKVEEAISAEDALEKIYVVRPDAVLLDLGLPGKGGEEFLSQLRESGSKIPILVLSVKNSEKDKIRLLDAGADDYLSKPFGVGELLARIRVMLRHSTPEKTDVRVRLGPLEMDFSTRKVIKNGEEIRLTPTEYSFLKLLASYPGKIVTQAQILKELWGPDQFSDPGYLRVYVNQIRKKIETNPAKPEILITEPGVGYFLKED from the coding sequence TTGTCTAATCCAGTATTACTGATCATAGACGACGAGGTCCAAATCCGACGCCTTTTGCGCATGGCGTGCGAAGAAGAAGGTTATAAGGTCGAGGAGGCCATATCGGCCGAGGACGCATTAGAAAAAATTTATGTTGTTCGTCCGGACGCGGTTTTATTGGATTTGGGACTACCCGGAAAGGGCGGAGAGGAATTTCTCTCACAGCTCAGGGAATCAGGTTCCAAGATACCGATTCTCGTACTCAGCGTGAAGAATTCGGAAAAGGATAAGATCCGACTTTTGGACGCCGGCGCGGACGATTATCTTTCCAAGCCTTTCGGAGTGGGGGAGTTGCTGGCTAGGATTCGGGTGATGTTACGCCATTCTACTCCGGAAAAGACGGACGTAAGAGTAAGGCTTGGTCCTCTGGAAATGGATTTCTCCACTCGCAAAGTAATTAAGAACGGAGAGGAAATCCGTCTGACTCCTACGGAATATTCTTTTCTGAAATTGTTAGCATCTTATCCCGGAAAGATCGTGACTCAGGCACAGATCCTGAAGGAACTCTGGGGGCCGGATCAGTTCAGTGATCCAGGATATCTAAGAGTATACGTGAATCAGATACGTAAGAAAATAGAAACGAATCCCGCAAAGCCGGAGATTCTGATCACGGAACCGGGTGTGGGTTATTTTTTAAAAGAGGACTAA